Below is a genomic region from Mycolicibacter hiberniae.
ATCCACCTCATGGTCGAAGTCGACAGCCTCGACAGCGTCGGCCAGGCGCTTGACCGCGTCGCCAAGGACGGCTTCCAACTGTCTTCCACGCTGGGTCGGCACACCAACGACAAGATGGTGTCGTTCTACGTCCGCGCACCTGGGGATTGGGACATCGAGTTCGGCACCGACGGCATGCGGGTCGACGACACCTACTACACCGCCGAAGAAATCACGGCAGACAGCTACTGGGGACACCAGTGGGTGGACGACCTGCCTGCGGCGATGCGCCCCTGATCCTGGCTAAACTCCCCGGCCGGCCATCGCGTGGCCAGCTGAGACTGCGAAGTCGACATCGCCGACATAGGCCGGGCGCGGCCAGCGCCGGATTCATAGTGATGAAGCCGCTGTATACACCGCCGCCCAAGCACCGCGCCCGGCGCGCGCTGGTGTCGGCTGCCGGGCTTGGCCTACAACGAGGCGATAGCGGCGCAGACTCTGGGCGCCGACCTGCCCACCTGGACGCCACCGACGCGGCCGCATTCATCGATCCGGAGCACTGGGGCGCCGACACGATCGTCGTCCTGGAATCACTGATGGGGGCAGCCGCTTCGAACGGCCGGCGGGGCTCGGCGCGGCTTACGCCTGACGAACAGCCGGGCCACGATGCCGAGTTACAAGTTTGCCAGTTCGCACCTAAGTCCAGCCCCGTCCCGTCAATCCGGATTGCTGACTGGGACCCCTGGCGTTGGGGGATCGCGGGTGCGCGGGCACACCATTCAGCCCGAAGTGTGACAGCAGCAACACCGATGTGGTAGGCATATGCCCATTAGTCATATGCCTATTAGGACTATCTCCGGGAGGATTCCTCGATGCCCGCGTCAGCCGCATTGCCCATGACCGCCGCCAAGGATGCGCCGAACGAAACCCCCAGCGCCGTCATCGACCGGGTATCCCTGGTCCTCGACGCGTTCGACGGGCCCGGCCGCCTGACTCTGGCGCAGATCGTGCGCCGGACCGGGCTTCCCCGATCGTCGGCGCATCGCATGCTCGAGCGCCTGGTTCAGCTGCGCTGGCTGCGCCGCAGCGGCCGGGACTACGAACTGGGCATGCGCCTGGTCGAACTGGGCTCCCTGGCGGTACACCAGGACCGCCTGCACAAGGCCGCGCTCCGCAAACTGCACGAACTGCACGCCGCGACCGGCCTGGTGGTTCACCTCGCCGTCCTCGACGGACCCGACGTGGTCTACATGGACAAGGTCGGCGATCGCATGGCGGCGGCAATTCCGACCCGTGTCGGCGGCCGCCAATTGGCGCACTGCACGGCGGTGGGGAAGGCGATGCTGGCGTTTGCCGACGAGCGTGACATCGACGCCTTGAACTCCGCGCCGCTCCCCCGTCGGACCAAGTATTCGATCTCCACGCACGCCCAACTCCGCAACGAACTGCTCAAAGTCCGCTCTCACGGCTTCGCGTTCGATCGGGAAGAGTCGCTGCCCGGCTTCGGCTGCGTCGCCGCCCCCATCGGCGACCCGGGCGAGGCGGTCGCCGCCATCTCGGTCTGCGGGCCGATGAACCGGATCAAGCTGGACCAGCGGTTGGTCGCTCCGGTGCGTATCGCCGCGATGGGCATCTGGCAGGCGGTCGACTGCGGGTCCGTTCGAGTGTCTCCCACCCTGCAGCAGATGCGACCGCTGCGCGGCGGTCCGACCGCGCGATCGGCGGCCGGCGCCGGGACCCTGCACCTCGCATGATCCTGGATTCGCAGATCGCACGGATCATCGAAGTGCTCAACGCGGGGTTCCCGCCGGTGCACACGATGACCGGCGCCGAGGCCCGAGCCGTCATCCGCTCGCGATTCACTCCGGTGGCCGATCCCCGACCGGTGGCGCAGGTAGGTGACCGAACCATCGCCGGACCGGAAGGTCCGATCGAGGTCCGGATCTACCGCCCGCGCGCCGCAGACACCGACGCGGTCCCGACTCTGGTGTGGGCTCATGGCGGCGGGTGGGTGTTCTGCGACTTGGACAGCCATGACGACCTGTGCCGTGACTTTGCGAACCAGATTCCTGCCGTGGTGGTTTCCGTGCACTACCGGCGTGCGCCCGAAGAAGGACGGTGGCCCGCCGCGGCCGAGGACGTGTATGCGGCCACCGTGTGGGCGGCAGAGCACATCATCGAACTCGGCGGCGACCCGAACAGGCTGCTGGTCGGCGGCGACAGCGCCGGGGGCAACCTCGCCGCCGTCACCGCTTTGATGGCACGCGACCGCGGCCAGCCGCTGCTGAACGGTCAAGTGCTGCTGTACCCGGTCATCGCTGCCGATTTCGACACGCCCTCCTACCGTCAGTTCGGCCGCGGCTACTACAACCCGAAGCCCGCATTGCAGTGGTACTGGGATCAGTACGTGCCCGCCGTCGCCGATCGGTCCCACCCCTATGCGTCCCCCCTGCAGTCCGCGGACCTGTCCGGACTGCCGCCGGCGGTGGTGGTGATAGCGGGCCATGACCCGCTACGCGACGAGGGAGGCGCTTACTCCGAGGCGCTGCGCGGCGCGGGTGTTCCCACGGTGGTGCGCTACTTCGAAGGCGGCGTGCACGGCTTCATGACCATGCCCAGCCTCGACATCTGCCACCGGGCCCGAACCCAGGCGTGCGCATCACTGATCGAGCTCCTGGGCCCGTCCGTCACTACGTAACCGGCGGGTCTTCGGACGGCACACTCATGGGCATGGCTTGGCCATAGCGCTGTTGTGGGTCCAGGACGCAGTGCGTGCGCGTGAAAACGGTCACCATGCACTTGTTGTTGTGGTCGCAGCGGCTGCGCACCTCGGGATCGCTGATCATCTTGTTGACCAGATCCGGTTCGCGCAGCAGTGCCCTGCCCATCGCCATGAAGTCGAAACCCTCACGCATGCCGGTCTCCAGATGGTCACGGTTGGTGATGCCACCGAGAAGAATCAGCTTGGTGTTACCCATGATCGGCACGAACTGACGTGCTGCGGGCAGCATGTAAAGGTCCTCATACGGATAGTTGCCCATCGCCCACTTACCCATCACACGTACGCCGGGGCGCAGCGCAGGTGGCATCACTCGGGCGAACTCGCGCACCGGCACATCACCGCGAAACAGGTACATCGGTTTGAAGACCGATGATCCCTGGGTCAATTCGATGGCATCCAATGTCCGATCGGCGTCCAAAAGCTGTGCTGTGCGCAGCGCCTCGTCGATCCAGATGCTGCCGGGCAACCCGTCGTCCATGTCCAACTTCGCGATGACGGCGATCCGCTCGCCGACGACCTCACGGACGCGACGCGCGATCTCCCGCACGAACCGCGACCGGTTGTCGATATCGCCCCCGTACTCGTCTTTGCGCCGGTTGATCAGGGGAGAAAGAAACGAGCTGGGCAGATACAGGTGGCCGAAATGCAGTTCGACGGCGTCGAAGCCTGCGTCGACTGCCACCTGCGCCGCCGCGCCGAACTGATCTATGACGGCCACGATCTCATCGCGCCGTATCTCCCGGCAATAGGCGAACGAGGTGGGATTGACAAAGCGGCTCGGCGCGATCGCGGTGACGCCGGTCAGCTTCTTCTGAGCGACCACACCGGCATGGCCGAGTTGAGCGGAGATGGCGGCGCCCGCCTCATGCACCGCGTCGGTGAGCTTCTTGAGGCCCGGCAGAGCCTTGGCGTCCATCACGATCTGCCCCGGCGCGCTGGCCCCCTGCTTGGACACGCAGCAGTAGGCGACCGTGGTCATGCCGACCCCACCTCTGGCAAAGCTCAGGTGGAAATCGATCAGATCGTCGGTGACCAACCCGTCGGGTGAACGGCCTTCGGATGTCGCGGCCTTGATGACGCGATTGCGCAGTCGGACCGGACCGAGCTGCGCCGGGGCGAACGGATTCGGGCTGAGATCCTTCATCGCCTAACCGTCCTCGCTGCCGACGGCGTCCGTCAACGCCTGTCTCCCGATGTCCGGGACTGCAGCCGGTCTCACGACTGGCCCGCCCCTAGCCTGGTCGCATGGCTGACGGTGAAGTCTTCGTCATCGACCGTGTGCTGACCAAACCGGGGCAAGCACGACGGTTCGTCGATCGCTACCTCGCCGAGTACGCGCCCGGAGCCACGCATCGCGGGATGACACTGCGAAGTGTGCTGGTCAGTCCGCCCATCTGGTTCGACGACGAGTCGAACACCGTCACGATCACGTGGGCGTTGCCCGGCCCACTGGCCTGGTGGCAGATGACCTGGCAGGGCCGCAATGATCCCCAGCTGGGTCAATGGTGGTCGGAAATCGGTGAATTGGTGGCCGAGCGCACCCGCTCGGTTGCGGCCGCGGCAACCGATGTCGACACGCTGTGTGCGCTCGAGGAAGAAGCCGATGTTTAACGTCACCAGACTCCTCGACGTCGAGCCGGGCGAACTCGACCGGGTGCGGGCCGACCTGCGAGCGTTGGCCGAACACAGCGGGGCCTTGCGTTGGGTCATCGGACCTACCGATCCCGGCTCGCGAAACGGTGGCGACATCGTGGTGCACCTGCGCTTCGCCGAAGAGCCGTTCTGGCGCAGTGTCGAGTCGCGGTTTGCCGCAGCGCTGGACGATGCCGCGATCACGCGAGTCAACGGCGCCACGTACCGGGGCGGCCCGACCAGAACGGGCCGGACCGGCACGGTCTATCGGACGCTCCTGCTGAAAGTACAGCCGGAGACACCATCGCAGACCGTGGCCCGATTCGAGGCGGAGCTGAAGTCGATGGCCGACTATGTCAGCACCATCTGCGCGTGGCAGCTGAGCACAGTGAGCGAGGCGACGGGCACCACTGCCTGGACGCATGTGTTCGAGCAGGAGTTCACCGATGTGGCCGGGCTGGTGGGTCCGTATCTGATGCACCCGATCCACTGGGCAGTGGTGGACCGCTGGTTCGATCCTGAGACCACCGACGTGATCGTGCGCGAGCGCGTCTGCCACAGCTTCTGCACGACAGATCGTGGCGTCCTACAGCCGTGACGGCATCACAGCCCGGCGGGCAGGATGTTCGGATTGGCGGTCTGCGGAGGTGCCAGGGGCGGAAGCACCGTTGCCCCATCGAGGCTGTGCACTGCCAGCTTCTGCGACCACGGGTAGTGCAGGCTGAAGGCCACCAATCCGGTGCGCGCCGCCGCCGGAAGGTGGCACATCGCCAAGACCGTCTCGGCCAGGTACTCCACCGGCTCGGTGGGAAACGAATCCGGTATCAAGGCGGCCGCACCGGGGGTGCGCACGGCGCTTGACGGTCCGACGGCGTTGACGGCGATGTTGGAGTCCAGCACTTCGGCCGCGACCCCCTGGGTGAATCGATGCAAAGCGGCCTTCATCGACGCGTAGACGACGTCACCGGCCGACTTGTTGTATTCGCGGTAGGGCCGGGCCGGGGCCAGCCCGGTGACAGAGCCGATGTTCACGATCCAACCCGCGCCCTGCCGGCGCATGTGCGGGATGGCCGCCTGGGTCAGCGCGAACGGCGTGCGCAGGTAGTGTTCGACGGTGCGGTCGAAGGTCGCCATCGACATGTTCTCGATCACGTCGTAGTCGGCATATCCGGCGTTGTTGACCAAGATGTCGATTCGACCGGTTCGCTCGACCACGTTGTCGACCAACCCGGCTCGCTGCTGTGGATCCTCCAAGTCCGCGGCAATGCCGAATGCCGTGCCGCCGGCCGCCTCGATGAGCGCGACGGTCTCGTCGATCGTGCCCGGCAACGCCTCGGTCTGACCCGCGCGTGTCGACGGCGACGTCTGATGGGAACGCGCGGTCACCGCGACCGTCGCCCCTTCCGCGGCCAGCCGCTGCGCGATCGCTCGTCCGATCCCGCGACTGCTGCCGGTCACCAATGCTGTTCTACCAGCGAGTAGTCGATTCATCGAAGGATGAGGTCTTCCTCGATCGGCGCACGGTGACTCTGCCACACGTCGATCAGCCGGAACGGGAACGCGGTGACGATCCGCCCACCGCCGGAGCGGTAGTAGGTGTGCGCGGTGGGTGTGTGGCACCAGACGGTGTCTGCCATCGCTTGGTCGATCTGTCCGACGTAGCTCTCGAAGGCCTCCGGCGTCACCTCGATGGTCGCGGCGCCGCGCAACGCCATGAGCTGCAGGCATTCCACCACGTAGTGGACCATCACCTCCACGCCGAAGTTGTGTCCGGCGCCATGACCCGGGCTGTAGTTGGGCGCCGACGAGATGAACAGGTTGGGGAATCCGGGCACCATGCCGCCCCGGTATGCGCTCGGGCTGTCGCCCCAGACCTCTTTGAGCCTGATGCCGTCGCGGCCCCGGATGTCCACTGTCGACAAGAAGTCCAGGTGGTAGCCGGTGGCGTAGACGATGACGTCCAAGTCTATCTGCCGACCGTCTTGAGTGACGATTCCGCGCTCGTTGACCCGAGCCGGCTCACTGGCCTCGACATCGACATGCGACTCGGTCAACGCTTGGTAGTAGCCACCGGGGTCGCGGATGATGCGTTTGCCGTACGGCGCAAAGTCGGGGGTGACCTTCTTCGCCAGCTCCGAGCCGGCGCCGAAGACCCGATCGATGTAATCGAGGCACATCTGCAGCAGCCGGTCGTTGGCCGGCGAGATCGACAGGTGATCTGCTGCCCACTCGGGGTCCCGCACGATAACCGGATAGTTGTTGTCAGCGGTTCCCCAGAACGACTTGAGGCGAGTCCAGTTGGCGTAGAACGGGATATTCGTGTTGAGCCACCTGCGGTATTCGGGCACGTCATCGGTCAGGCGCTTGCGGGGCGCCACCCAATGCGGCTGCCGCTGGAACACCGTCAGATGCTCAACGTCGCCGACGCAGGCATCGACGATCTGTACCGCGGTACAGCCGGCCCCGATGATCGCCACCTTCTTGCCGCGCAGGTCAAGGTTCGGGTCCCATTCGGCGGAATGGATGCTCACGCCGGCAAAGGAGTCTGCGCCGTCGATGTCGGGCAGTCGCGGACGGTTGAGGTAACCGGCCGCCGGGATCACCACGTTGGCATAACTGATATCCCGACCGCCGTCGGGACCGACGGTGTGCACCTGCCACTTCCTGAGCTGCTCGTCCCACCACAGCGCCTCGACCTCGGTGCTGAACCTGGTATGGCTGCGCAGATCGTTTTCTGTGGCAACCGACTCCAGATACTTCTGATACTCAGCGCCTTGCGGGTAGTAGCTCGACCACGCGCCATTGATGTCACGCGACAGCGAGTAGTAGGCCGACGGGGTGTCGACACCGATGCCCGGGTAAACGGTGGTGTACCAGGTGCCGCCCACCTCGTCGTTGCGGTCGATGATCTCGTATTCGATTCCGGCGGCGGCGCATTCCAGGGCAGCGGCCATGCCGGCGATTCCGGCGCCGACAATGACGACTTTGAACTCCCTCGGGAGCTCAGCGGTACGCGGCAACACCGGCTGCGACGGGTGAAACCCGCCCTGCTCCAACAACAGCCCCACATACTCGTCACCCACCGCGGAGCCCAGTGCCAGTGGCGCGATCCGGGCAAAAAGTCCGGGATCGTCGCTGGGCAGCGCGCTTGCAGGACGCGGACGGCCGAGCGCTTCGACCACCGACTCCACCAGCGCTTCGCGGGTCTGGGGGTCGGTGACACCCACCTGCTCCGGGGGGTCGGGCTCGAACGAGATCTTGTCGGCGAACCGTTCCACCACGGCGGGATCTCCGGTCAGTTGCGCCAGTACCGCAACCAGGACTCCGGCGTCGGCTTGGCCCAGATAATCCCGCAGTTCGCCGGGATTCGAACCCCCGTGGTCGGCTGATACGGTCGCGTCCGTCGTCATCGAACCTCCTTGCTCGAAGTCTGAGTATGTGTTCGCCCGCTGCTGTCCGCCCGCGTCCTGTCTACTCAGCGGGACGTGGCTTGGCGGGAGCCCGCCCGCCGGCCCTACAGTCCAGGTCATGAACGAGCTGGATGACATGCTCGCCGCGGCACGCAGTCACGCACTCGGTGACATCCCGCGCCGCTCGGCGCGCAAACAGCCGGACAAGATCGCGGTGATCGACGGCGATGTCTGCCTGACTTTCGCCGAGTTCGAGCGCCTGGTCGATCGCACCACGGCGGCGTTGCAGGACAACGGGTTGCGCTGCGGTGACCGCGTCGCGGTGCTGGCGCACAACTGCTGGCAGTATGCGGTGCTGGCGTTCGCCACCGCGCGGGCTGGTGTGGTGTTGATACCGATCAACTTCATGCTGACCGCCGAGGAGATCTCGTTCATCCTCGAGCACAGCCGCGCGGTCGGTCTGATCGCCGAAGCCGGCCTGGCGCCCACCGCCGCCACCGCGATGCGGCGCGGCGGCCACGTTCGAACTACGGCCGCGTTTGCCCTCCCCGGACAAATCCTGCCATCGGGCTGGGATGACTTCAGCCGATGGTTGCAGACCACGGCCACCGCGCCCCGACCGCACGTCGCCGACGATCAGCTCATTCGGCTGATGTACACCAGCGGTACGGAGTCGCACCCCAAAGGCGCGATGCATTCCACCCGAAGTCTGATGGGCAACTACATCAGTTCGATCATCGCCGGGTCGATGACGGGTACCGACATCGTGGTGCACTCACTGCCGCTGTATCACTGCGCGCAACTGGACAACTTCTTGATCCCCGCTGTCTACCTCGGTGCCACCAGCGTCATTCTGCCGCGACCGGAACCCGATCTGGTGCTCCGGTCGATCGAAACATACAGAGCTACCAGCTATTTTGCGCCGCCAACGGTGTGGATCTCGCTGCTGCGATCCCCGCTTCTCCAACAGGTGGACCTGTCCAGTCTGCGTAAGGGGTACTACGGCGCGTCGGCGATGCCTGCGGAAATCCTTGCCGAGATGCGCGAGCGGCTGCCCGAGCTGCGGTTGTGGAACTTCTACGGCCAGACCGAGATGGCCCCGTTGGCATCTGCTCTGGGACCCGAGGAGCAGGACACCCACGCCGGCTCTGCGGGCAGGCCGGCGATCAATGTGGAAACGGCGATCGTCGACGAGGACAACATCCCCGTCGGGCCCGGCGTCGTCGGCGAGATCGTCCATCGAAGCCCGCATCTGATGCTCGGCTACCTCGATGACGACGAGAAGACGGCGGATGCGTTCCGCGGCGGCTGGTTCCACTCCGGCGATCTCGGCTACTACGACGCGCACGGTCTGCTGCATGTCGTGGACCGCAAGAAGGACATGATCAAGACCGGCGGAGAGAATGTCGCCAGCCGCGAAGTCGAAGAGGTCATCTACCGTCATCCCGGCGTTCAGGAAGTTGCCGTATTCGGGCTGCCTCACCCGCGTTGGGTGGAAGCGGTGGTCGCCGCCGTGGTGGTCCGCGACGGAATCGTGATCACCGAAGACGAACTCCTCGGCCATTGCCGTGCGCATCTGGCCGGATTCAAAACACCCAAGCAGCTGTTCTTCGTCGACTCGTTGCCCAAGAATCCGAGTGGGAAGCTGCTCAAACGCGTGTTACGCGAGCGGTTCACCCTGACCCAGCCCGCGCCCAGCTGATTGATTCGCTTGCTCTTGCGGCCAATCCGCGCTGAGTTCATCGGGCATGAGCAGCCTGAGCCGGGCCGACCACGCGATGACCACTGGGCGGGAAGGCGAGATCCACTGCTTGCTCGAACCGAATAGTCTGCCGCGAGGGCGGCACCTCCCGGCTTCCGGCCGCGACGACGGCACCACCGCAGCGGGCGCCTGACATCGAATCTGATTTCGCATGAAAGGAACTCAGCTGTGAGTCCACGCCAACACACGGGTCGCATCGCCCGGTTCGACGAGCCCGGAAAGCCGTTCGAGATCGACACGGTCCCGTTGCCCGAAGTCGGCCCAGGCCAGATCCTGATCAAAGTGACCCGGGCCAACATCTGCGGTTCCGACGTGCACGCCTGGCACGGAACTTTCGCCACCCGCGGCCTGGGCGGGCAGCTTCCCACGGTTCTCGGCCACGAAATGGTCGGATCGGTGGCCGAACTCGGCGAGGGCGTCACCGCTGATTCCAACGGCAGGCAGCTCAGTGTCGGCACGCGAGTGGTCTTCCCGTACTTCTTCTGCTGCCACACCTGCCGCAACTGTCTGGCCGGGCGCCGCAACGCCTGCCTGAACCTGAAGATGGCGATGCTGGGCCGCGCCGACGAACCGCCGTACTTCGTCGGCGGCTATGGCGACTACTTTCTGCTACCGGCCGGCGCGGTGGTCTACACCGTCCCGGACTCCGTCTCCGACGAGATCGCGGCCGGCGCCAACTGCGCTCTGTCGCAGGTGATGTACGGGCTGGAACGGGTTGATCAGCAACTGGGCGAGTACGTGGTCATCCAGGGCGCGGGCGCGCTCGGCCTGTATGCCGTCGCAGTGGCCAAGGCCCGCGGCGCCGCCAAGGTGATCGCCATCGACGGCATCCCGGAGCGACTCGAACTGGCCACGGCGTTCGGCGCGGACTTCGTCATCGACATCACCGAAGTCACCACTGAGAAGGAACGCGCCAAGCTCGTCCGCAAGCTGACCGACGGGCAGGGCGCCGACGTCGTGGTCGAAGTGGTCGGTCATCCCTCGGCGATCGACGAGGGCCTCAAGCTGCTCGGCCAGTTCGGCCGTTATGTCGAGATCGGCAACATCAACATCGGCAAGTCTTTCCAGTTCGATCCGTCTCGTTTCGTCTTCGCCAACAAGACCATGGTCGGGGTCTCGCTCTACGATCCGGCCGTGCTTTCCCGGGCCCTGGACTTCCTGGCGGAGCATCAGCACAGGCTGCCCTTCGAACGGCTCGCCGCCGCCTGCTATTCGCTCGACGACATCAACGAAGCCTTCGCCGCCGCCGAAGGCAAACGCGATGTCCGCGCCAGCATCGTCCCGTAGAAACGCAGATGAGCGGAGAGCAACCATGAGCAACGACCACGACTACACGCGCACCAAACTCTTCATCGACGGGCAATGGGTGGACCCCCAGGGCACGGGCACCGTCGAGGTGATCGACCCGGCGACGGAGAAGGTGTGCGGCCATGTCCCCAGCGGTACCGAAGCCGACGTCGACGCCGCGGTCACCGCGGCACGCGCCGCGTTCGATCCGCTGATCAGCGTCACCGAACGGCGCGAGCGTCTCGATGCGGTGATCACCGCAATGGAACGGCGGCTGCCCGACATCGCCGAAACGATCACGCGCGAAATGGGCGCCCCGATCCGCATCGCACAGGGCGTACAGACGCAGGTGCCCCTTGCCGTCGCTCGCGGATTCGCCGAGGCCCTGGCCACGTTCGAGTTCGAGGAGAGGATCGGCAATTCACTGGTGGTGCGGGAACCCTACGGTGTGGTCGCGGCGATCACCCCGTGGAACTACCCGCTGTATCAAGTGGTCGCCAAAGTCCTGCCCGCCATCGCAGCCGGTTGCACTGTCGTGCTCAAACCCAGCAACGAGGCTCCCCTGTCGGTATTCGAGTTCGTCGACGCGATCGCGGATGCGGGTCTGCCTCCGGGGGTGGTGAACCTGGTGTCGGGACCCGGCCGGATCATCGGCGAGCGGATGTCGAGCCATCCCGATGTGGACTTCGTCTCGTTCACCGGATCCACCGCGGTGGGAAGCCGAGTCGGGGAACTGGCCGGCAAGTCCATCAAGAAGGTGGCGCTGGAGCTCGGCGGCAAATCGGCCAATGTGATTCTCGACGGCGCCGACTTAGCCACCGCGGTCAAGGTCGGCGTCGGAAATGCCTTCCTCAACGGTGGCCAGACCTGCATGGCCTGGACCCGGATGCTGGTGCCGCTGTCCCGATACAGTGAAGCCTTGGAGCTGGTGGAGGCTGCGGTTTCGAAGTACTCCGTCGGGGACCCGTGGGATCCGGGCACCCGGCTCGGTCCATCGGCGTCGGAAGCCCAGTATCAATCGGTGCTCGGCTTCATCGAGCGGGCGCCGCAGGATGGCGCCCGCCTCCTGACCGGGGGCGGCCACAAGCTGCCCGATGTGGGCTACTACATCGCCCCCACCGTCTTCGCCGACGTCCACCCGGACTCCGAACTGGGCCAGGAGGAGGTGTTCGGGCCGGTGCTGGCTGTCATTCCGTTCCGCGACACCGACGAGGCGCTGAGCATCGCCAACGGCACGCCCTACGGCCTGTCCGGTGCTGTCTGGGCGGCCGACGACGACACCGCGATCGCCTTTGCCCGCCAGGTAGAGTCCGGTCAGATCGATGTCAACGGCGGCAAATACAACCCCGCGGCACCCTTCGGCGGCTACAAGAAATCCGGGATCGGACGGGAGCTGGGACGTATCGGATTCGAAGAGTACCTGCAGATCAAGTCATTGCAGCTGCCCTGATCGGCACTGCCCACACGGCGACGATCCCGCTCCGCCGCCAGAATCGAGGTATTCCCATCATGAGCACAACTACCGGTCCGCTGGCCATCGCGTCCGAAGGCGCCGTGCAGGTGTGGACCATCAACCTGCCGCACCTGGGCAATGCCATCACCGACCAGGACTTCATCACCGCTTTCGAGGGCGC
It encodes:
- a CDS encoding aldehyde dehydrogenase family protein → MSNDHDYTRTKLFIDGQWVDPQGTGTVEVIDPATEKVCGHVPSGTEADVDAAVTAARAAFDPLISVTERRERLDAVITAMERRLPDIAETITREMGAPIRIAQGVQTQVPLAVARGFAEALATFEFEERIGNSLVVREPYGVVAAITPWNYPLYQVVAKVLPAIAAGCTVVLKPSNEAPLSVFEFVDAIADAGLPPGVVNLVSGPGRIIGERMSSHPDVDFVSFTGSTAVGSRVGELAGKSIKKVALELGGKSANVILDGADLATAVKVGVGNAFLNGGQTCMAWTRMLVPLSRYSEALELVEAAVSKYSVGDPWDPGTRLGPSASEAQYQSVLGFIERAPQDGARLLTGGGHKLPDVGYYIAPTVFADVHPDSELGQEEVFGPVLAVIPFRDTDEALSIANGTPYGLSGAVWAADDDTAIAFARQVESGQIDVNGGKYNPAAPFGGYKKSGIGRELGRIGFEEYLQIKSLQLP